One window of the Arthrobacter sp. D5-1 genome contains the following:
- the tdh gene encoding L-threonine 3-dehydrogenase, whose protein sequence is MKALYKSGPHAGFELVERPEPEAGPSDVKIRVMTTGICGTDLHIQSWDAWAQSIIEAPLIAGHEFYGEVVEIGEDVRDVKVGDRVSGEGHVVCGICRNCRAGRRQMCIHTVSVGVQRDGAFAEYVVIPETNVWVHHDESVTPELGAIFDPFGNAVHTALSFPLVGEDVLITGAGPIGLMAIAVARHAGARKIAITDVSAPRLELARRMGVDLAVDVSKMRVRDAQQELGMREGFDIGLEMSGHPTALPEMIDNMNHGGRIAMLGLPSQSIDIDWGKVVTHMLTLKGIYGREMFETWYAMSAMLSSNPVLHRNISAVVTDKLSAKDWEKGFEIARNGTGGKVVLDWTEL, encoded by the coding sequence ATGAAGGCTCTCTACAAATCCGGACCCCACGCAGGGTTCGAACTCGTCGAACGTCCTGAGCCCGAAGCGGGCCCCAGCGACGTCAAGATCCGTGTGATGACCACCGGTATCTGCGGCACCGACCTGCACATCCAGAGCTGGGACGCCTGGGCCCAGAGCATCATCGAAGCGCCGCTGATCGCCGGCCACGAGTTCTATGGCGAAGTAGTGGAAATCGGCGAAGACGTCCGCGACGTCAAAGTAGGGGACCGGGTCTCCGGCGAAGGCCATGTGGTCTGCGGAATCTGCCGCAACTGCCGCGCCGGCCGCCGCCAGATGTGCATCCATACCGTCTCCGTCGGCGTGCAGCGCGATGGTGCCTTTGCTGAATACGTCGTCATTCCGGAAACCAACGTCTGGGTTCACCATGATGAATCCGTCACCCCGGAACTCGGTGCCATCTTCGATCCCTTCGGCAACGCCGTCCACACTGCGCTGAGCTTCCCGCTGGTCGGCGAAGATGTGCTGATTACCGGTGCCGGTCCCATTGGGCTCATGGCCATCGCCGTCGCCCGCCATGCCGGCGCCCGCAAGATCGCCATCACGGACGTCTCTGCTCCGCGACTGGAACTGGCCCGCCGGATGGGCGTTGACCTGGCCGTCGACGTCTCCAAGATGCGCGTCCGCGATGCCCAGCAGGAACTGGGGATGCGCGAAGGGTTTGATATTGGCCTGGAAATGTCGGGACACCCCACCGCGCTGCCTGAGATGATCGACAACATGAACCACGGCGGCCGCATCGCCATGCTCGGTCTCCCCAGCCAATCCATCGACATCGACTGGGGCAAGGTCGTCACGCACATGCTTACGCTCAAGGGCATTTACGGCCGCGAGATGTTTGAGACCTGGTACGCCATGAGCGCCATGCTGTCCTCCAACCCCGTGCTGCACCGCAACATCTCCGCGGTAGTCACCGACAAGCTCTCTGCCAAGGACTGGGAGAAGGGCTTCGAAATCGCCCGCAACGGCACCGGCGGCAAAGTGGTCCTCGACTGGACTGAACTGTAG
- a CDS encoding LacI family DNA-binding transcriptional regulator produces the protein MAKASTTGVRPTIRMVAELAGVSTATVSYVLSGRRGDGGPGVSDPTAEKVKAAAERLGYRPNQAARAIRTGRTNTVILSLTMLSDPWSLSVIEAVQKAAGPLGITPMILGDADWVKVLGTHNADAVFVDAVRPDQRDALRKLAEHGTTLVVFDEEVEAEGFDVIRSIAGPGCRMAVEHLLHGHRQIACLTPATAAGTSGGTRYRAYSDALANAGIPERDDYVGLFDGTSAGAYAAATRVLSMADRPTAIYATTDYAAVAAINAAQRLGLSVGTDVDIIGVGNTVEGERMSPSLSTVGPVDFFDKLARLLLRRATGPADTTTAEEPDVLDFPWHLFVRESAPHRSAATRLY, from the coding sequence ATGGCAAAAGCAAGCACCACCGGAGTCCGGCCCACCATCCGCATGGTGGCCGAGCTGGCGGGAGTGTCCACGGCCACGGTTTCCTACGTGCTGTCCGGCCGTCGCGGTGACGGCGGACCGGGAGTTTCGGATCCGACGGCGGAAAAGGTCAAGGCGGCTGCGGAGCGGTTGGGATACCGCCCCAACCAAGCGGCCCGGGCCATCCGGACGGGCCGCACCAACACCGTGATTCTGTCGCTGACCATGCTGTCCGATCCATGGTCCCTGTCCGTGATCGAGGCCGTGCAAAAGGCGGCCGGTCCTTTGGGAATCACACCGATGATCCTTGGAGACGCCGACTGGGTCAAAGTGCTCGGCACGCACAACGCCGATGCGGTGTTCGTTGACGCCGTCCGTCCTGACCAGCGGGACGCGCTGCGCAAGTTGGCCGAACATGGAACCACGCTGGTGGTCTTTGATGAAGAGGTGGAAGCGGAGGGCTTCGATGTCATCCGCTCCATCGCCGGGCCGGGCTGCCGCATGGCCGTGGAGCACCTGCTCCACGGCCACCGCCAGATCGCGTGCCTGACACCGGCAACCGCCGCAGGCACCTCCGGTGGGACCCGATACCGGGCGTACTCCGACGCCCTGGCCAACGCCGGCATTCCGGAGCGGGACGATTACGTGGGACTGTTCGATGGCACCAGCGCTGGGGCCTACGCTGCGGCAACCCGGGTGCTCAGCATGGCGGACCGGCCCACTGCCATCTATGCCACCACGGATTACGCAGCCGTCGCCGCTATCAATGCTGCCCAGCGTTTGGGTCTTTCCGTGGGCACCGATGTGGACATCATCGGTGTGGGCAACACCGTGGAGGGTGAACGGATGTCCCCCTCTCTCAGCACCGTAGGTCCCGTGGATTTCTTCGACAAGCTGGCCCGGCTGCTTCTGCGGCGGGCAACTGGCCCTGCTGACACCACCACAGCAGAGGAACCCGACGTCCTGGACTTCCCGTGGCACTTGTTCGTGCGTGAATCGGCGCCGCACCGCAGCGCCGCAACCAGACTTTACTAA
- a CDS encoding LysR family transcriptional regulator: MEIHQLQMLRELGDLGSVKAVAETLMVTPSAVSQQLALLQKSVDVPLTRKEGRALVLTDAGRVLAEAGAAVVNAMADARAAIGAYHDAPDAPVSVSAFHSAGQALFAPLAALLASGTASDGGKSPRLRLSDEDVAQEDFPGLAARYDLVLAHRMDNSPQWPEDKVAVIPLADEPLDIALPADHPLAVRPELEPSDVVGESWVTSRDGYSPADVLAAVVAVSGRPAEVLHRINDYSTVAALVSAGGAIGLLPRFTARRVLDAGVVLRPLSGVNSVRKIDILARPETLKRKSVMTVCESLQTVMTELVELSGPG, translated from the coding sequence ATGGAAATACACCAGTTGCAGATGCTTCGTGAGCTCGGCGACCTCGGCAGTGTCAAAGCGGTGGCCGAGACGCTCATGGTCACTCCATCGGCTGTTTCCCAGCAGCTCGCCCTGCTGCAGAAATCGGTGGACGTGCCCTTGACGCGCAAAGAAGGCAGGGCCTTGGTGCTGACGGACGCCGGCCGCGTCCTCGCCGAGGCCGGTGCCGCCGTCGTGAACGCCATGGCAGATGCGCGGGCAGCAATCGGCGCCTACCACGATGCTCCGGACGCGCCGGTCAGCGTGAGTGCGTTCCACAGCGCCGGGCAGGCTCTGTTCGCGCCGTTGGCGGCGCTGCTGGCGTCCGGAACAGCGTCCGACGGCGGGAAGTCGCCGCGCCTGCGACTGTCCGATGAGGATGTGGCACAGGAGGATTTCCCGGGGTTGGCCGCGCGGTACGACCTCGTGTTGGCACACCGGATGGACAACAGCCCGCAGTGGCCGGAGGACAAGGTAGCGGTGATTCCACTCGCAGACGAGCCCTTGGACATCGCTCTCCCGGCGGACCATCCCCTGGCGGTCCGGCCGGAACTGGAGCCATCCGACGTCGTGGGTGAATCCTGGGTGACCAGCCGCGACGGCTACTCCCCCGCGGACGTGTTGGCCGCCGTCGTTGCCGTGAGCGGCAGACCGGCCGAGGTGCTGCACCGGATCAACGATTATTCGACCGTCGCGGCGTTGGTTTCCGCGGGCGGGGCGATCGGGCTGTTGCCGAGGTTCACTGCACGCCGCGTGTTGGATGCCGGAGTGGTGCTGCGTCCGCTGTCCGGCGTGAATTCGGTGCGCAAGATCGACATCCTGGCCAGGCCGGAGACACTCAAACGGAAATCGGTCATGACGGTTTGCGAGTCACTTCAAACCGTCATGACCGAGCTTGTGGAGCTCTCCGGCCCGGGCTGA
- a CDS encoding Gfo/Idh/MocA family oxidoreductase has translation MHTMEKDLKVGIVGFGLRSGLWKHAHKPGQGSEVTIVCDLSERGRADAADRIPTARVTGDLEELLSSGIDAVLVLTPDNQHAAVAVRTLKAGIPTFCEKPLDITIDAADRILATAYETGTRLYVGHNMRHMPVVVQMRQLIEDGRIGEVKAVWCRHFVGHGGDYYFKDWHAQRANVTSLLLQKGAHDIDVIHWLAGGYTKRVAAVGDLAVYGDVANRSNNAGKRMGDWFSMDNWPPTEQKDLAEVIDVEDISMMNMVLDNGVLASYQQCHFTPDYWRNYTVIGTKGRIENLGDGPGETINVWTSRSSGYAAPDEVITIQDGEGGHGGADPRLIEEFLRFASQGGQTQTSPIAARQAVVAGILAAESLRGDGSAREVPELPAELVEYFDAGQPSLVRD, from the coding sequence TTGCACACCATGGAAAAGGATTTGAAGGTTGGCATCGTAGGTTTCGGCCTGCGTTCAGGGCTATGGAAACACGCCCACAAGCCAGGCCAGGGCTCTGAGGTCACCATTGTCTGCGACCTCAGCGAACGAGGCCGGGCAGATGCTGCGGACCGGATCCCCACCGCCCGCGTCACCGGGGATCTGGAAGAACTCCTGAGCAGTGGGATTGACGCCGTCCTGGTCCTGACCCCCGATAACCAGCACGCCGCCGTCGCGGTCCGTACGCTCAAGGCGGGCATCCCCACTTTCTGTGAGAAGCCGCTGGACATCACCATTGACGCTGCGGACCGGATTTTGGCAACGGCCTACGAAACCGGCACGCGCTTGTACGTGGGCCACAACATGCGGCACATGCCCGTTGTAGTACAGATGCGCCAACTCATCGAGGACGGCAGGATCGGCGAGGTCAAGGCGGTCTGGTGCCGCCACTTCGTGGGCCACGGTGGTGACTACTACTTCAAGGATTGGCATGCACAACGGGCCAACGTCACCTCACTGCTGCTCCAAAAAGGTGCCCACGACATCGACGTGATCCACTGGCTTGCCGGGGGCTACACCAAGAGGGTTGCCGCCGTCGGCGACCTCGCGGTCTACGGCGACGTCGCGAACCGCAGCAACAACGCCGGAAAGCGCATGGGTGATTGGTTCTCCATGGACAACTGGCCGCCCACAGAGCAGAAGGACCTGGCTGAAGTGATCGACGTCGAGGACATCTCCATGATGAACATGGTGCTGGACAACGGCGTGCTCGCCTCCTACCAGCAGTGCCACTTCACCCCTGACTACTGGCGCAACTACACCGTCATCGGCACCAAGGGCCGCATCGAAAACCTCGGCGACGGACCCGGCGAGACCATTAACGTGTGGACCAGCCGGTCATCCGGCTACGCGGCACCGGACGAGGTCATAACCATCCAGGACGGCGAAGGCGGCCACGGTGGCGCGGATCCCCGTTTGATCGAGGAGTTCCTGCGGTTCGCTTCCCAAGGCGGCCAAACACAGACCAGTCCCATTGCGGCCCGGCAGGCGGTCGTGGCGGGCATCCTTGCCGCGGAATCACTCCGCGGTGACGGCTCTGCGCGCGAGGTTCCGGAGCTCCCCGCCGAGCTGGTGGAGTACTTCGACGCCGGCCAGCCCTCCCTGGTCCGCGACTGA
- a CDS encoding AAA family ATPase, whose protein sequence is MHRNHPIRRVMEDPANALDRHKWPASLPPVTQLLEQGLDLPPATILVGENGSGKSTVVEAIALAYGLSPEGGSTGARHTTRSTESELGNHLQLIRNAGSSRRGYFLRAETMHGFFTYLEKNPSTFGDLPFHDMSHGESFLELAVDRFRGPGLWVLDEPESALSFNGCLSLLSVLKELLVGGKSQVIMSTHSPLLAALPGAQILEVGQWGLRPRQWADLDLVTSWRSFLDAPERYLRHL, encoded by the coding sequence ATGCACCGCAACCATCCCATTCGGCGGGTGATGGAAGATCCCGCCAATGCACTGGACCGCCACAAGTGGCCAGCCAGCCTGCCTCCGGTAACCCAGCTTCTGGAACAAGGTCTGGATCTGCCTCCTGCAACCATCCTCGTGGGCGAAAACGGTTCTGGTAAGTCAACAGTTGTGGAGGCCATCGCCTTGGCCTACGGTTTGTCCCCGGAGGGCGGATCAACGGGAGCCCGTCACACCACAAGGTCTACGGAATCCGAGCTGGGAAACCACCTGCAACTCATCCGCAACGCCGGCAGCAGCAGGCGTGGTTACTTCCTCCGTGCTGAGACCATGCATGGTTTTTTCACCTATCTGGAGAAGAACCCCAGCACGTTCGGCGACTTGCCCTTCCACGACATGTCACATGGCGAATCGTTCCTTGAGCTCGCTGTTGACCGGTTCCGCGGGCCCGGACTATGGGTACTGGATGAGCCGGAGTCAGCTTTGTCCTTCAATGGTTGCCTCAGCCTGCTGTCAGTTCTCAAGGAGTTGTTGGTTGGAGGCAAGTCCCAAGTCATTATGTCTACGCACTCGCCCCTGCTTGCCGCCCTTCCGGGCGCCCAAATACTTGAAGTCGGGCAGTGGGGCTTACGTCCCAGGCAATGGGCCGACTTGGACCTGGTCACCAGCTGGCGATCATTCTTGGACGCCCCGGAACGATACCTTCGGCACCTATAG
- a CDS encoding glycine C-acetyltransferase, translating to MYSAIKDQLQGELDEIRNAGLFKTERHIDSPQASHIAAGQLGEPANKVLNFCANNYLGLADHPDIIAAAKTAMDERGFGMASVRFICGTQDLHLELETRVSKFLGTEDTILFSSCFDANGGVFESLFGPEDAIISDSLNHASIIDGIRLSKAKRFRYANQDMADLEAKLVEAEGARRKIIVTDGVFSMDGYLAPLEAICDLADKHDALVMVDDSHAVGFMGPTGAGTPEHAGVSERVDIYTGTFGKALGGASGGYVSGRGEIVAMLRQKARPYLFSNSLAPAIVAATIKAIELVQESGELRTRLFQNAALFRRRMSEEGFDLLDGEHAIIPVMFGDAVVAAKVADEMLNNGVFVTAFSFPVVPKGVARIRVQLSAAHSADDVEACVQAFVKSRAAVA from the coding sequence ATGTACTCAGCCATCAAAGACCAGCTGCAAGGCGAATTGGACGAGATCCGCAACGCTGGCCTCTTCAAGACCGAACGCCACATCGACTCCCCGCAGGCCAGCCACATCGCCGCAGGCCAGCTCGGCGAGCCCGCCAACAAAGTCCTGAACTTCTGCGCCAACAACTACCTGGGCCTGGCTGACCACCCGGACATCATCGCTGCAGCAAAGACCGCCATGGACGAGCGCGGCTTCGGCATGGCGTCTGTGCGGTTCATCTGCGGAACCCAGGACCTGCACCTGGAACTGGAGACTCGTGTCTCGAAGTTCCTGGGGACCGAAGACACCATCCTGTTCTCCAGCTGCTTCGACGCCAACGGCGGTGTGTTCGAGTCGCTCTTTGGCCCCGAAGACGCCATCATCTCGGACTCCCTGAACCACGCCTCCATCATTGACGGCATCCGCCTGAGCAAGGCCAAGCGCTTCCGCTATGCCAACCAGGACATGGCGGACCTCGAGGCAAAGCTGGTCGAAGCCGAAGGGGCCCGTCGGAAGATCATCGTTACCGACGGTGTGTTCTCCATGGACGGGTACCTCGCACCGCTCGAGGCCATTTGCGACCTCGCCGACAAGCACGACGCCTTGGTCATGGTGGACGACTCCCACGCTGTCGGTTTCATGGGACCCACCGGTGCAGGCACCCCCGAGCACGCCGGCGTCTCCGAGCGTGTGGACATCTACACCGGCACCTTCGGTAAGGCCCTCGGCGGTGCTTCGGGCGGTTACGTTTCCGGCCGCGGCGAGATTGTGGCCATGCTCCGCCAGAAGGCGCGCCCGTACCTGTTCTCCAACTCGCTTGCCCCGGCCATCGTTGCGGCCACCATCAAGGCGATCGAACTGGTCCAGGAATCCGGCGAACTCCGTACCCGACTGTTCCAGAACGCTGCACTGTTCCGCCGCCGCATGAGCGAGGAAGGCTTCGATCTCCTGGACGGCGAGCACGCCATCATCCCCGTCATGTTCGGTGACGCCGTGGTTGCTGCCAAGGTAGCCGACGAGATGCTCAACAACGGCGTCTTCGTCACGGCCTTCAGTTTCCCCGTAGTGCCGAAGGGCGTGGCCCGGATCCGCGTGCAGCTGTCCGCTGCGCACAGCGCGGACGACGTCGAAGCGTGTGTTCAGGCGTTCGTCAAGAGTCGCGCCGCGGTCGCCTAA
- a CDS encoding FAD-dependent oxidoreductase: MASNYDVVIVGGGIGGLSLAAALAGKCTVALVEAEQSLAFHTSSRSARQLIPSYGPAVVQELTIRTLEMLAARDAQADEPILTPRGFMLVGDEETVHAEASGNMHAITHDEAMRLCPVLDPDSFTAAGLDNGSFGCNAPLLLEEHRRTAEAAGVDIITGAKVHSVQRLGSGWQVGAGTEGFQSGVVVNAAGAWADELAVISGVEKLGLQPYRRTAAIVNVDSPLTPETPMVCAADDTFYFRAEGNQVLISPSESVPSGAEDAKPYAGDVEALISKLNTVTSLGIHSVDRAWTGLRTEAADGIPVVGFDAEAPGFFWLAGQGGYGFQTSSAIAELAAALILGTVVDDSPESRTAEQLAAVRWSIRR, from the coding sequence ATGGCTTCGAATTATGACGTGGTAATCGTAGGCGGCGGCATCGGGGGACTGTCCTTGGCTGCGGCCCTCGCGGGCAAGTGCACGGTTGCACTTGTTGAGGCCGAGCAGTCCTTGGCCTTCCACACGTCGTCACGTTCAGCCCGGCAACTTATCCCCAGTTACGGTCCGGCAGTCGTGCAGGAGCTGACCATTCGAACCCTGGAAATGTTGGCAGCGCGCGATGCCCAGGCTGACGAACCCATCCTCACGCCACGCGGTTTCATGCTGGTAGGCGACGAAGAAACAGTCCACGCCGAGGCCAGCGGCAACATGCATGCCATCACCCACGACGAAGCCATGCGACTTTGCCCGGTGCTCGACCCCGACTCATTTACAGCCGCAGGACTGGATAACGGCTCCTTCGGCTGCAACGCTCCGCTCCTGCTTGAGGAACACCGCCGCACAGCGGAAGCTGCGGGAGTGGACATCATCACTGGAGCCAAGGTCCATTCCGTCCAACGATTGGGGAGCGGCTGGCAGGTGGGCGCGGGAACCGAAGGGTTCCAGTCCGGCGTCGTGGTTAACGCGGCAGGCGCGTGGGCGGACGAGCTGGCCGTCATCAGCGGGGTGGAGAAGCTGGGACTGCAGCCGTACCGACGGACGGCTGCCATCGTCAATGTTGATAGCCCCTTGACGCCGGAAACACCCATGGTGTGTGCCGCTGACGACACGTTCTATTTCCGCGCCGAGGGCAACCAGGTGCTGATTTCGCCGTCTGAATCTGTGCCGAGCGGAGCCGAGGACGCCAAGCCCTACGCGGGTGATGTGGAGGCCTTGATCAGCAAACTCAACACCGTGACCTCCTTGGGAATCCATTCAGTGGACCGGGCATGGACTGGCCTCCGGACAGAAGCTGCGGACGGGATACCAGTGGTGGGCTTCGACGCCGAAGCGCCGGGCTTCTTCTGGCTCGCAGGGCAAGGCGGCTACGGCTTCCAGACTTCGTCCGCCATCGCGGAGCTGGCAGCCGCGCTGATCCTGGGCACGGTAGTTGACGACAGTCCGGAATCCCGGACAGCGGAGCAGCTGGCGGCCGTGCGCTGGTCCATCCGGCGCTGA
- the hutI gene encoding imidazolonepropionase, protein MRNGNSGSTVITNIGELMTQDLEHRVLKNAALVIEGERISWIGAAKDAPAADEMIDVEGRAVLPGWVDSHSHLVFAGDRTAEFEARMAGESYSAGGIAVTTGATRSVSDDELTRLVRDRVAEAVSQGTTYLESKTGYGLDVENEARSARIAAAEVDEVTFLGAHLVPKGSDPEEYTDLVCGPMLDAVLPHVRWADVFCERGAFTEDQSRRVLTAARAAGLGLRVHGNQLGEGPGVALAVEFAAASVDHVNYLSDKDIRDLAGTWAGWDPATGTGTRGTVATCLPACDLSTRQPLAPGRELIDAGVQIALAANCNPGTSYTSSMAFCVTTAVLQMHLSVHEAVRAATYGGALALGRESGNDVDGERAVGSLAVGHRADLHLLKAPSATHLAYRPGIPLTHSVWRAGVRAV, encoded by the coding sequence ATCAGGAACGGGAACAGCGGCAGCACTGTCATCACCAACATCGGGGAACTGATGACCCAGGACCTTGAACACAGGGTCCTGAAGAACGCCGCGTTGGTCATTGAAGGAGAACGGATTTCCTGGATCGGCGCTGCCAAAGACGCTCCCGCTGCTGACGAAATGATCGACGTCGAAGGCCGCGCCGTCCTGCCGGGCTGGGTGGATTCTCATTCCCATCTTGTTTTCGCAGGGGACCGCACTGCCGAGTTCGAAGCCCGCATGGCCGGGGAAAGCTACAGCGCAGGCGGGATCGCGGTCACCACGGGCGCTACGCGCAGCGTCAGCGATGACGAACTCACCCGCCTCGTCCGGGATCGCGTGGCCGAGGCAGTCTCACAAGGGACCACGTACCTGGAGAGCAAGACCGGCTACGGGTTGGACGTCGAGAACGAGGCCCGCAGTGCCCGCATCGCCGCAGCCGAAGTGGACGAGGTCACCTTCCTGGGCGCGCACCTGGTCCCGAAGGGCTCCGATCCCGAGGAGTACACGGACCTGGTGTGTGGGCCCATGCTCGACGCCGTCCTCCCGCACGTTCGCTGGGCCGACGTCTTCTGCGAGCGGGGCGCGTTCACGGAGGACCAGTCCCGTCGGGTCCTGACTGCAGCGCGCGCGGCCGGTCTGGGCTTGAGGGTCCACGGCAACCAGTTGGGCGAGGGGCCAGGTGTTGCCCTGGCCGTAGAGTTCGCCGCAGCGAGTGTTGACCATGTCAACTACTTGTCGGACAAAGACATCCGGGACCTCGCGGGAACCTGGGCGGGCTGGGACCCGGCAACCGGAACGGGCACCAGGGGCACTGTTGCAACCTGCCTTCCCGCCTGCGACCTCTCCACCCGTCAGCCCCTGGCACCAGGCCGTGAATTGATCGACGCCGGCGTGCAGATCGCGCTGGCTGCCAACTGCAATCCGGGGACCTCATACACCAGCTCCATGGCCTTCTGCGTCACCACTGCTGTGTTGCAGATGCACTTGAGCGTCCACGAAGCGGTCCGGGCTGCGACGTACGGCGGCGCGTTGGCTTTGGGCCGGGAGTCAGGGAACGACGTCGACGGCGAACGGGCGGTGGGTTCGCTCGCCGTCGGACATCGGGCAGACTTGCACCTGCTCAAGGCGCCGTCGGCCACGCACCTGGCTTACCGACCGGGGATCCCGCTGACTCATTCCGTGTGGCGGGCCGGCGTACGGGCCGTGTAA